Proteins encoded within one genomic window of Pararhizobium capsulatum DSM 1112:
- the rutC gene encoding pyrimidine utilization protein C has translation MPKSIIVPEGTQKPIAPYSPGTLADGIVYVSGTLPFDKNNDVVHVGDAGAQTRHVLETIKSVIETAGGTMEDVTMNHIFVTDWANYQAVNKVYAEYFPGDKPARYCVQCGLVKPDALVEIATVAHIGKK, from the coding sequence ATGCCCAAGTCCATCATCGTTCCCGAAGGCACTCAGAAACCGATCGCGCCCTATTCGCCCGGCACGCTGGCTGACGGTATCGTCTATGTTTCCGGCACCCTGCCCTTCGACAAGAACAATGACGTCGTGCATGTCGGCGATGCCGGCGCCCAGACCCGCCATGTGCTCGAAACCATCAAGTCGGTCATCGAGACCGCGGGCGGCACGATGGAAGACGTGACCATGAACCACATCTTCGTCACCGACTGGGCTAACTACCAGGCCGTCAACAAGGTCTATGCGGAGTATTTCCCGGGCGACAAACCGGCGCGCTACTGCGTGCAGTGCGGCCTCGTGAAACCCGACGCGCTGGTCGAGATCGCGACCGTCGCCCATATCGGCAAGAAGTAG
- the rutD gene encoding pyrimidine utilization protein D, with the protein MHFDVHGRQDPDARTIILSSGLGGSGAYWAPQLPALAEHFRVVTYDHRGTGRTGGEAPENGGIAAMADDVMEIIATLDLKHFDFMGHALGGLIGLELAKRHPGLIEHLVLVNAWSKADLHSGRCFDARISLLENSGVGAFVKAQPLFLYPAVWMSENAERMATDEAHGIAHFQGRDNVLRRIAALRAFDIEADLRGLDVETLVVATKDDLLVPYTRSLRLVEIIPRAKLALYDFGAHAVNIVYPELFNEAVLGFLMQQDASPERQS; encoded by the coding sequence ATGCACTTCGACGTTCACGGACGGCAGGACCCGGATGCCAGGACAATCATCCTGTCGTCCGGCCTCGGCGGCTCCGGCGCCTATTGGGCGCCGCAGCTGCCGGCGCTCGCCGAGCATTTTCGCGTTGTCACCTACGACCATCGCGGCACGGGGCGCACGGGCGGCGAAGCCCCCGAAAACGGCGGCATCGCCGCGATGGCCGATGACGTCATGGAAATCATTGCGACGCTCGACCTAAAGCATTTCGATTTCATGGGCCACGCGCTCGGCGGCCTGATCGGCCTTGAGCTTGCAAAGCGCCATCCGGGATTGATCGAGCACCTGGTTCTGGTCAATGCCTGGAGCAAGGCCGACCTGCATTCAGGCCGCTGCTTCGACGCGCGCATTTCGCTTCTGGAAAACTCCGGCGTCGGGGCCTTCGTGAAAGCCCAGCCGCTGTTTCTCTATCCGGCCGTCTGGATGTCGGAAAATGCCGAGCGCATGGCAACCGACGAAGCCCACGGCATCGCCCATTTTCAGGGCCGCGACAATGTCTTGCGCCGCATCGCCGCGCTGCGCGCTTTCGATATCGAGGCAGACCTGCGGGGGCTCGATGTCGAAACGCTGGTGGTGGCGACGAAGGATGACCTGCTGGTTCCCTACACGCGGTCCCTGCGGCTTGTGGAGATCATTCCCAGGGCAAAACTCGCTCTCTACGATTTCGGCGCCCATGCCGTTAACATCGTCTACCCCGAGCTGTTCAATGAGGCCGTGCTCGGCTTTCTCATGCAACAGGACGCATCACCGGAGCGTCAATCATGA
- a CDS encoding flavin reductase — protein sequence MELPMQISAAAFGNLVEDRRTEFRSAMSRLGAAVNIVTTDGPGGLAGFAATAVCSVTDSPPTLLVCLNRTSSAHPAVDANRVLCVNILERGHEDLSRLFGGKTPVSQRFAGAQWSTLETGAPVLDDALVSLDCRVKTISDGGTHDILICDVVAIRENEGGQALIYFDRRYHTL from the coding sequence ATGGAGCTTCCCATGCAGATATCAGCCGCGGCCTTTGGCAACCTCGTCGAGGATCGAAGGACCGAGTTTCGCAGCGCCATGTCCAGGCTCGGGGCAGCGGTCAACATCGTTACAACGGATGGTCCGGGTGGTCTCGCAGGCTTTGCCGCAACGGCGGTTTGCAGCGTCACCGATAGCCCACCGACCCTGCTCGTCTGCCTTAACCGCACCTCCTCCGCCCACCCGGCGGTCGATGCCAACCGTGTGCTTTGCGTCAACATTCTTGAGCGCGGCCATGAGGATTTGAGCCGGCTTTTCGGCGGCAAGACGCCGGTTTCGCAGCGCTTTGCCGGAGCGCAATGGTCGACCCTCGAAACGGGTGCGCCGGTTCTCGACGACGCACTCGTCTCGCTCGATTGCCGCGTGAAAACCATCTCTGATGGCGGCACGCATGATATCCTGATCTGCGACGTGGTGGCCATCCGGGAAAACGAAGGCGGACAGGCGCTCATCTATTTCGACCGCCGTTATCACACGCTGTAG
- a CDS encoding pentapeptide repeat-containing protein — MLLGTAMFAAGFAALSTPAMAAQCAGSPAAGVDWQDCNKKNVEMQSSDLQGANLSNSDFSQTDFSGSNLSGANLEKAALVRTWLEGATAVKTNFSRIEAYRSSFAKVTAEDTSFAGAELQRASFVEAQLKNVDFEKAELGRVDFNKAVLAGARFSYANLSRANFSGATIDGPLAFDDAFMFLTRIEGADLSAATGLEQPQVDMTCGDENTKLPAGLTAPTTWPCPSD, encoded by the coding sequence ATGCTTTTGGGAACGGCAATGTTTGCCGCCGGATTTGCAGCCTTGTCCACGCCGGCCATGGCCGCGCAATGCGCGGGCTCGCCGGCCGCCGGCGTGGACTGGCAGGACTGCAACAAGAAGAATGTCGAGATGCAGTCGAGCGACCTGCAGGGTGCAAACCTCTCCAACTCGGATTTTTCCCAGACTGATTTCAGCGGCTCAAATCTCAGTGGCGCCAATCTTGAGAAGGCAGCGCTGGTTCGCACCTGGCTCGAAGGCGCAACCGCGGTGAAGACGAATTTCTCCCGCATCGAAGCCTATCGCTCGAGCTTTGCCAAGGTCACCGCCGAGGACACGAGCTTTGCCGGAGCGGAACTCCAGCGGGCAAGCTTCGTCGAAGCACAGTTGAAGAATGTCGATTTCGAAAAAGCGGAACTCGGTCGCGTGGATTTCAACAAGGCGGTGCTTGCCGGCGCCCGCTTCTCCTATGCCAATCTCTCGCGGGCCAATTTCAGTGGCGCGACAATTGACGGACCATTGGCGTTCGACGACGCATTCATGTTTCTGACGCGGATCGAGGGTGCCGATCTATCCGCCGCTACCGGCTTGGAGCAGCCGCAAGTCGATATGACCTGCGGCGACGAGAACACCAAACTACCCGCGGGCCTGACGGCTCCCACGACTTGGCCCTGCCCCTCCGACTGA
- the aspT gene encoding aspartate-alanine antiporter, translating into MEFLKDPVVALFLSLAFGHLIGKLRVGPIALGGICGTLFVALLIGQLNVTIDEDLKNTAFALFIFALGFTAGPQFFANIKSGWRYGIFSIIEVVSVLAMLAIAVIVLDLDPGTTAGLFAGSATESAVIGTASEALARLDLPAVEIATLQANVATAYSVTYLFGLVAIVIFTSQIAPLILGVDLRKSAQALAENLGSEDGDAADSGPTHGFTSIVGRAFRAGPAAGMTVGDFERSRNGTITVLKVRRADEIRDVVEDLLLQENDILLVRGRRNAVIAVADRLGEEVAVPADIVMPMIERDVILSRKDAHGRQMRDLRRSNEGRRIGRGVVITRIRRLDQMIPALPKTVLQKGDVLTLNGGETEVTEAASALGTTLTGTDKTDFIFLGLGIVCGLALGKFDLKIGALDISLGMGGGALVAGLVFGWLHMHFPRHGTLPVAAAEFVKDFGLATFIAAVGLSAGPSAVALLMEYGLVLPVIGLLVSFVPALISLLVGWKLMKIEPPILLGAIAGQHCSTPTISALVSQAGNGTPVIGYTVTYAFSNVLLPLMGPLVVAMATALYR; encoded by the coding sequence ATGGAATTCCTGAAGGATCCGGTTGTCGCTCTCTTTCTGTCCCTGGCGTTTGGACATCTCATCGGAAAACTCCGCGTCGGGCCTATAGCGCTTGGCGGCATATGCGGCACGTTGTTCGTGGCGCTTCTGATCGGACAGTTGAACGTCACAATCGATGAGGACCTGAAGAACACGGCGTTTGCACTGTTCATTTTCGCGTTGGGCTTTACCGCTGGTCCGCAGTTCTTTGCAAACATCAAATCCGGCTGGCGGTACGGGATATTCTCGATCATCGAGGTCGTTTCCGTACTTGCGATGCTGGCGATTGCGGTCATCGTTCTTGATCTCGATCCGGGCACCACCGCCGGGCTGTTTGCGGGATCGGCAACCGAATCGGCGGTGATCGGCACCGCGAGCGAAGCGCTGGCCCGTCTTGATCTGCCTGCGGTCGAGATCGCCACGCTTCAGGCAAATGTCGCCACGGCCTACAGCGTCACTTACCTGTTCGGTCTTGTTGCGATCGTCATCTTCACCTCGCAGATCGCCCCTCTCATTCTGGGTGTGGACTTGCGCAAGTCGGCGCAGGCGCTTGCAGAGAACCTTGGTTCCGAAGACGGCGATGCTGCCGATAGCGGTCCGACGCATGGTTTCACATCTATTGTCGGCCGAGCCTTTCGCGCAGGGCCGGCCGCCGGCATGACGGTGGGTGATTTCGAGCGGAGCCGCAATGGCACGATCACCGTTCTCAAGGTCCGGCGTGCGGATGAGATACGCGACGTTGTCGAGGACCTCTTGTTGCAGGAAAACGACATTCTCCTGGTGCGCGGGCGGCGCAATGCGGTGATTGCCGTGGCAGACCGCCTGGGTGAAGAGGTTGCCGTTCCCGCTGATATCGTCATGCCGATGATCGAACGTGACGTCATTCTCAGCCGCAAGGATGCCCATGGCCGGCAGATGCGGGATCTGCGTCGCAGCAATGAGGGCCGTCGCATCGGGCGGGGTGTGGTGATCACCCGCATCCGGCGGCTGGATCAGATGATACCGGCGCTTCCGAAAACCGTGCTTCAAAAGGGAGACGTTCTGACGTTGAACGGCGGCGAGACCGAGGTGACGGAGGCTGCGTCGGCGCTCGGAACAACCCTGACCGGAACAGACAAGACCGATTTCATCTTTCTGGGGCTTGGTATTGTCTGCGGTCTGGCCCTGGGAAAATTCGATCTGAAGATCGGTGCGCTCGATATCTCGCTCGGCATGGGCGGCGGCGCGCTTGTCGCCGGCCTGGTCTTTGGCTGGCTCCACATGCACTTTCCGAGGCATGGGACGCTTCCGGTGGCGGCAGCCGAGTTCGTCAAGGACTTCGGACTGGCGACGTTTATTGCTGCGGTAGGGCTTTCCGCCGGTCCTTCCGCGGTTGCGCTGTTGATGGAATATGGATTGGTTCTGCCGGTGATCGGGCTGTTGGTGTCGTTCGTGCCCGCGCTGATTTCGCTTCTGGTCGGGTGGAAGCTGATGAAGATCGAGCCACCGATCCTGCTCGGCGCCATCGCCGGCCAGCATTGCAGCACGCCGACTATCAGCGCTCTGGTCTCACAGGCAGGCAACGGCACGCCGGTAATCGGCTATACCGTCACCTATGCCTTTTCGAATGTGCTGCTGCCATTGATGGGGCCGCTTGTCGTCGCCATGGCGACGGCACTATATCGCTGA
- a CDS encoding DUF1365 domain-containing protein, with the protein MQFNGGLGNAAIYAGRVVHVRHRPRQHKLSYDVFSLLLDLDELAQQSRSMRFFGHNRAALFSFWDEDHGNGEVGELKPWIAAQLIEAGLSFENLQVRVLCYPRILGYVFNPLTVYFCHDGGGSLRAVLYEVSNTFHERHTYVIPVEDGQAGSIRQSCAKNLYVSPFVPMACRYDFRIVPPGETTLVAIDESDAEGALLFASFAGKRRAFNDRSLLRIFFEYPLMTLKVTAGIHWEALRLWWKGVPVVRHHKAASRVATTIVSLKSPAPERSRKQG; encoded by the coding sequence ATGCAGTTTAATGGCGGTCTCGGAAATGCAGCCATCTACGCGGGCAGGGTTGTGCATGTGCGGCATCGGCCGCGCCAACACAAGCTGAGCTATGATGTGTTCTCCTTGCTGCTGGATCTGGACGAGCTTGCGCAACAAAGCCGCAGTATGCGTTTTTTCGGCCATAACCGCGCGGCGCTCTTCAGCTTCTGGGACGAGGACCACGGAAATGGAGAGGTGGGCGAGCTGAAGCCGTGGATCGCTGCACAGCTTATTGAAGCGGGGCTAAGCTTCGAAAACCTTCAGGTCCGGGTGCTCTGCTACCCACGCATTCTCGGCTATGTGTTCAATCCCCTCACGGTCTATTTCTGCCATGACGGGGGAGGATCGTTGCGTGCCGTGCTCTACGAGGTCAGCAACACGTTTCACGAACGGCATACTTATGTGATCCCTGTCGAAGACGGACAGGCCGGTTCGATCCGGCAGAGCTGCGCCAAGAACCTCTATGTCTCCCCCTTTGTGCCGATGGCCTGCCGCTACGATTTTCGCATCGTGCCGCCGGGCGAGACGACGCTGGTTGCGATCGACGAGAGCGACGCGGAGGGTGCGCTGCTTTTTGCGAGCTTTGCCGGCAAACGGCGTGCGTTCAACGATCGCTCGCTTCTGCGAATATTCTTCGAATATCCACTGATGACGCTCAAGGTGACGGCGGGAATCCATTGGGAAGCTCTTCGCCTCTGGTGGAAGGGGGTGCCGGTCGTGCGTCATCACAAGGCTGCTTCGAGGGTTGCAACGACCATTGTAAGCTTGAAATCACCAGCCCCCGAACGATCCCGAAAGCAGGGCTGA
- a CDS encoding sigma-70 family RNA polymerase sigma factor translates to MAELLLAIGRDRDIQAFELLFKYYAPRVKAYLARLERDNQAAEELMQETMIAVWNKSAQFETARGNVSTWIFTIARNLRIDAYRKNRRPDFDPDDPAFVPDPVPSADSLVQELQEAERLRGAMETLPEQQLQLLRLAFFSERTHSDIADALNIPIGTVKSRIRLAFSKLRAALEERS, encoded by the coding sequence ATGGCGGAGCTCTTGCTCGCCATCGGGCGCGACCGTGACATCCAGGCCTTCGAATTGCTTTTCAAATATTATGCACCCCGCGTGAAAGCTTATCTGGCCCGCCTTGAGCGCGACAATCAGGCAGCAGAAGAACTGATGCAGGAAACCATGATCGCCGTGTGGAACAAATCGGCGCAGTTCGAGACCGCACGCGGCAATGTCTCCACCTGGATCTTCACGATCGCCCGCAATCTGCGCATTGATGCCTATCGCAAGAACCGCAGGCCTGATTTCGATCCCGACGATCCTGCCTTCGTGCCAGATCCGGTTCCCTCTGCAGACTCTTTGGTCCAGGAACTGCAGGAGGCCGAGCGGCTTCGCGGCGCGATGGAAACGTTGCCTGAGCAACAGCTGCAACTGCTTCGGCTCGCCTTCTTCAGCGAGCGCACCCACAGCGACATAGCCGATGCGCTCAATATACCGATCGGGACTGTGAAATCGCGCATCCGCCTTGCCTTTTCGAAGCTTCGCGCTGCTCTGGAGGAACGTTCATGA
- a CDS encoding ChrR family anti-sigma-E factor, with product MTVRHEVSDELLASYAAGTLAEGWRLAVATHLALAPHARRRLALFEKTAGQMLEDIQPEAPAGDVWVKIRAKIDNQQPSPVSTMPRAAPEKPSLAPAPVLPEPLRSYLGGDVMDLKWRTLGRGAYHIPIRTEDGETNVRLLRIPAGKPVPEHSHGGRELTLVLSGSFQDSGELFARGDIEEADATLTHQPIATPGEDCICLAVTDAPLRFKSMLLRLVQPLLGI from the coding sequence ATGACGGTCCGCCACGAGGTCAGCGACGAACTTCTGGCGAGCTATGCGGCCGGCACGCTGGCCGAAGGCTGGCGTCTGGCCGTTGCAACCCACCTAGCGCTCGCACCGCACGCGCGACGCAGGCTTGCCCTCTTCGAAAAGACCGCCGGGCAGATGCTGGAAGATATCCAACCGGAAGCCCCGGCTGGCGATGTCTGGGTAAAGATAAGGGCAAAGATCGATAACCAGCAACCGTCGCCCGTCTCCACAATGCCCAGGGCGGCACCAGAAAAACCATCACTGGCGCCTGCGCCGGTCTTGCCGGAGCCGTTGCGGTCCTATCTCGGCGGCGACGTCATGGATTTGAAATGGCGCACGCTCGGACGAGGCGCCTACCATATTCCGATCAGGACCGAGGATGGGGAAACGAATGTGCGGCTGCTGCGCATACCCGCCGGAAAGCCGGTGCCGGAACACAGCCATGGCGGACGCGAACTAACCCTCGTGCTAAGCGGCAGTTTTCAGGATAGTGGAGAGCTCTTTGCTCGCGGTGATATAGAGGAAGCCGACGCAACCCTGACACATCAACCGATCGCAACACCCGGGGAAGATTGCATCTGCCTGGCAGTAACCGACGCACCGCTGCGCTTCAAGAGCATGCTGCTGCGGCTGGTGCAGCCGCTTCTCGGCATATGA
- a CDS encoding DUF808 domain-containing protein: protein MATGLIALLDDVAAIAKLAAASLDDVAAQTAKAGAKAAGVVIDDAAVTPRYVVGLSPARELPIIGRIALGSLKNKLIFLLPIGLLLSYFAPFIVTPLLMLGGVYLCYEGAEKLYEAVFPHAAHEHEQEVSDAPVDAAQLEKQKISGAIRTDFILSAEIMALTLANVSTSNIYAQAAVLAAVGILITVAVYGVVGLIVKADDVGLYLVKSSVAPVRILGRGLVVGMPVFLKILATIGTAAMLWVGGSILIHGLAQLGYDDPEHVIHDIALQASGLVNIAHTLVEWVATSTIQAIIGIIVGGMTIVFLSFIVAPLRRSISSASH from the coding sequence ATGGCAACAGGCCTGATCGCCCTTCTCGACGATGTCGCCGCCATTGCCAAGCTGGCGGCCGCCTCCCTTGATGATGTCGCGGCACAGACCGCCAAGGCGGGGGCGAAGGCAGCCGGCGTCGTGATCGACGATGCCGCCGTGACGCCACGCTACGTGGTCGGCCTTTCGCCGGCGCGGGAGTTGCCGATCATCGGCCGCATTGCGCTGGGCTCGTTAAAGAACAAGCTCATCTTCCTGCTACCGATCGGGCTGCTGCTTTCCTATTTCGCCCCCTTTATCGTCACGCCGCTGCTGATGCTGGGTGGCGTCTATCTCTGCTACGAAGGTGCCGAAAAGCTCTATGAAGCTGTGTTTCCGCATGCCGCCCACGAGCATGAGCAGGAGGTCTCCGACGCGCCGGTAGACGCGGCCCAACTCGAAAAACAGAAGATCTCCGGCGCGATCAGAACCGACTTCATCCTGTCGGCGGAAATCATGGCGCTGACGCTCGCCAATGTCTCCACGTCCAACATCTATGCCCAGGCCGCAGTCCTCGCAGCCGTCGGCATCCTGATCACGGTTGCCGTGTATGGCGTCGTCGGGTTGATCGTGAAGGCGGACGATGTCGGCCTTTATCTGGTGAAGTCATCGGTGGCACCCGTCAGGATTCTGGGCCGCGGCCTCGTGGTCGGCATGCCGGTTTTCCTGAAAATCCTCGCCACCATCGGCACCGCCGCCATGCTCTGGGTCGGGGGAAGCATCCTGATCCACGGGCTTGCGCAACTCGGATATGACGACCCGGAACACGTCATTCACGACATCGCGCTGCAGGCTTCAGGTCTCGTCAATATTGCCCACACCCTTGTCGAATGGGTCGCAACATCCACGATCCAGGCCATTATCGGCATTATTGTCGGGGGAATGACGATCGTATTCCTGAGCTTCATCGTCGCGCCGCTGCGCCGCAGCATAAGCAGTGCGAGCCATTAA
- a CDS encoding J domain-containing protein, with the protein MIDPYEIVGVERSADTATVKSAYRRRAKSLHPDGGGDVERFDRLKTAYELLLDPIRRKVYDDTGYDPALADAVDRKGLLVLETLVNEVLLDEREPGSFDPVAAMRRKLSDEIVSARFHILEMERHRSRVRNHMDRIGRRNGADVLGSMLRSRCDSIGDAITKAEGQIEAIEKAYSMLEGYSYVIESELRNAAE; encoded by the coding sequence TTGATCGATCCCTACGAGATTGTCGGTGTTGAGCGGAGTGCGGATACCGCGACCGTCAAAAGCGCCTATCGCCGCCGCGCCAAGAGCCTTCATCCGGATGGGGGCGGTGATGTCGAGCGGTTCGACAGGCTGAAAACGGCCTATGAGCTGCTTCTCGACCCTATCAGACGCAAGGTTTATGACGATACCGGCTATGACCCGGCGCTCGCTGACGCCGTCGATCGCAAGGGGCTTCTGGTTCTCGAAACGCTGGTCAACGAGGTGCTGCTCGACGAGCGCGAGCCAGGCAGTTTCGATCCCGTGGCCGCCATGCGGCGCAAGCTTTCCGACGAGATCGTCAGCGCCCGGTTCCACATTCTCGAAATGGAGCGCCATCGCAGCCGCGTGCGCAATCATATGGACCGGATCGGACGCCGGAACGGCGCCGATGTTCTCGGCAGCATGCTGCGGTCGCGCTGTGATTCCATAGGCGATGCGATCACCAAGGCCGAGGGGCAGATCGAGGCGATCGAGAAGGCCTACAGCATGCTCGAAGGCTATTCCTATGTCATCGAATCAGAACTTCGAAACGCCGCTGAGTAA
- a CDS encoding ABC transporter ATP-binding protein, protein MLREFFAYYRPYRGLFLLDFGCAILSGLLELGFPMAVKLFVDRLLLSQEWVLIAVASAVLLAVYVVNTGLMAIVTYWGHMLGINIETDMRRVAFDHLQKLSFAYFDNQKTGHLVGRLTKDLEEIGEVAHHGPEDLFIALMTFAGALALMMSVNWKLALITAFVVPLTAWVTSRYGSRMTRNFRALYGRVGDFNARIEENVGGMRVVQAFANEDHERALFEKDNQNYRRTKLDAYRIMAASTSLSYMSMRLTQMIVLISGAYFVLAGELSAGGFVGFLLLVTVFFRPVEKINSVIETYPKGIAGFRRFRELLDVAPDIADAENAIAVDHLKGDIVYRGVSFGYSPDKPVLVDIDLSIKAGETIAFVGPSGAGKTTICSLLPRFYEATSGSISIDGIDIRDMTLTSLRQQIGIVQQDVFLFAGTIRENIAYGRLGATEAEIREAARRAELDGVIANMPDGLDTVIGERGVKLSGGQKQRLAIARMFLKNPPILILDEATSALDTETEKAIQRSLAELAEGRTTLIIAHRLATIREADRIVVVDTSGIAEQGRHGQLLAAGKQYSRLYKAQFGGM, encoded by the coding sequence ATGTTGCGTGAATTTTTCGCCTATTATCGCCCTTATCGCGGGCTGTTCCTTCTCGATTTCGGCTGTGCGATCCTCTCCGGTTTGCTTGAGCTCGGTTTCCCGATGGCAGTGAAGCTGTTCGTGGACCGGCTGCTTCTGAGCCAGGAATGGGTGCTGATCGCAGTCGCGTCGGCGGTGCTGCTGGCGGTCTATGTGGTCAACACCGGGTTGATGGCGATTGTTACCTATTGGGGGCATATGCTTGGCATCAATATCGAAACCGACATGCGCCGGGTCGCTTTCGACCACCTGCAGAAGCTCTCCTTCGCCTATTTCGACAACCAGAAGACCGGTCATCTTGTCGGCCGCCTGACCAAGGACCTCGAGGAGATTGGCGAGGTTGCCCATCATGGTCCCGAAGATCTGTTCATCGCGCTCATGACCTTCGCCGGTGCCCTCGCGCTGATGATGTCCGTCAACTGGAAGCTGGCGCTGATCACTGCCTTCGTCGTGCCGCTCACCGCCTGGGTCACCAGCCGCTACGGCAGCCGAATGACCAGAAATTTCCGTGCGCTCTACGGCCGCGTCGGCGATTTCAATGCGCGTATCGAGGAAAATGTCGGGGGCATGCGCGTGGTGCAGGCCTTCGCCAACGAGGATCACGAGCGCGCCTTGTTCGAGAAGGACAACCAGAACTACCGCCGCACCAAGCTCGATGCCTACCGCATCATGGCGGCCAGCACCTCGCTCAGCTACATGAGCATGCGGCTGACGCAGATGATCGTGCTGATCTCCGGCGCTTATTTCGTGCTGGCAGGCGAACTGAGTGCCGGCGGCTTCGTCGGCTTCCTGCTGTTGGTCACTGTGTTTTTCCGTCCGGTGGAAAAGATCAACTCCGTGATCGAGACCTATCCCAAGGGTATTGCCGGATTCCGCCGTTTCCGGGAGTTGCTCGATGTCGCGCCGGATATCGCTGATGCCGAAAACGCCATCGCCGTCGATCACCTGAAGGGTGATATCGTCTATCGCGGCGTTTCCTTCGGCTATTCACCCGACAAGCCGGTGCTTGTTGATATCGATCTGTCCATCAAGGCCGGTGAGACCATCGCCTTTGTCGGTCCTTCGGGCGCGGGCAAGACGACCATCTGCTCGCTGCTGCCGCGATTCTACGAGGCGACCAGCGGGTCGATCAGCATCGATGGCATCGACATCAGAGACATGACGCTGACATCCTTGCGCCAGCAGATCGGTATCGTGCAGCAGGATGTTTTTCTGTTTGCCGGTACGATCCGCGAAAACATCGCATACGGACGACTCGGCGCGACGGAAGCCGAAATCCGCGAAGCGGCCCGCCGCGCCGAACTCGACGGCGTGATCGCCAATATGCCTGATGGCCTCGACACTGTGATCGGCGAGCGTGGGGTAAAACTTTCCGGTGGGCAGAAGCAGCGCCTCGCCATCGCCCGCATGTTCCTGAAGAACCCGCCGATCCTGATCCTTGATGAAGCGACCTCGGCGCTCGATACGGAAACCGAAAAGGCGATCCAGCGCTCGCTGGCCGAGCTTGCCGAGGGGCGTACCACGCTGATCATCGCCCATCGGCTGGCGACCATCCGGGAGGCAGACCGGATCGTCGTGGTTGATACCTCTGGTATCGCCGAGCAGGGGCGGCACGGGCAGTTGCTGGCGGCGGGCAAGCAATATAGCCGGCTTTACAAGGCGCAGTTCGGCGGCATGTGA
- the msrA gene encoding peptide-methionine (S)-S-oxide reductase MsrA, with protein MTTERAVLAGGCFWGMQDLIRRFDGVVSTRVGYSGGDVPNATYRNHGTHAEAIEIVFDPAKTSYRRILEFFFQIHDPSTENRQGNDRGVSYRSAIFYENDEQKRIAEATIADVDASGLWPGKVVTELSPVGDFWEAEPEHQDYLERIPNGYTCHFIRPNWRLPVRQEAQKAAS; from the coding sequence ATGACCACTGAACGTGCTGTACTGGCCGGCGGTTGCTTCTGGGGCATGCAGGACCTCATACGTCGCTTTGACGGCGTGGTGTCCACCCGGGTGGGCTATTCGGGCGGCGATGTGCCAAATGCCACCTATCGCAACCATGGCACCCATGCCGAGGCGATCGAGATCGTTTTCGATCCGGCAAAGACCAGCTATCGCCGCATCCTGGAATTCTTCTTCCAGATCCACGATCCCTCGACGGAAAACCGTCAGGGCAACGATCGCGGCGTGAGCTATCGTTCGGCGATCTTCTATGAGAACGACGAACAGAAGCGCATCGCCGAAGCCACGATTGCCGATGTCGATGCCTCCGGCCTCTGGCCGGGCAAGGTGGTGACGGAACTAAGCCCCGTCGGTGACTTCTGGGAAGCCGAACCGGAGCATCAGGATTATCTGGAGCGCATCCCCAACGGCTACACCTGCCACTTCATCCGCCCGAACTGGAGACTTCCGGTTCGGCAGGAGGCGCAGAAGGCGGCTTCGTGA
- the msrB gene encoding peptide-methionine (R)-S-oxide reductase MsrB, with the protein MTAYTKNRDAISKLSPEQYRVTQESGTERPGTGEYLYNKDAGIYVDIVSGEPLFASSDKYESGCGWPSFTKPIEPAYVSELRDVTHGMVRTEVRSSHGDSHLGHVFPDGPIDRGGLRYCINSASLRFVPRDQMAAEGYEAYINQVEDI; encoded by the coding sequence ATGACAGCTTACACCAAGAACCGGGATGCGATCTCGAAGCTTTCTCCCGAGCAGTATCGCGTGACGCAGGAAAGCGGGACGGAGCGCCCCGGAACCGGCGAGTATCTTTACAACAAGGATGCCGGCATCTACGTCGATATCGTCTCGGGTGAGCCGCTGTTTGCATCGTCCGACAAATACGAATCAGGCTGCGGCTGGCCGAGCTTCACCAAGCCGATCGAGCCGGCTTATGTCAGTGAACTGCGCGACGTCACGCACGGCATGGTCCGCACCGAGGTTCGCTCCAGCCATGGCGACAGCCACCTGGGACATGTGTTCCCCGATGGTCCCATCGACCGCGGCGGCCTGCGTTACTGCATCAATTCTGCATCCCTGCGCTTCGTTCCCCGCGACCAGATGGCTGCGGAAGGTTATGAAGCCTATATCAACCAGGTGGAGGACATCTAA